Proteins co-encoded in one Symmachiella macrocystis genomic window:
- a CDS encoding radical SAM protein yields MSIANIPSVELQALDELWFQVSGTLCNLQCTHCFISCSPHNDSFGYLSLDEVQRRLEESVAFGVKEYYFTGGEPFLNKELIPMLKATLAYGPATVLTNATVLKPEWLRELRRAEEGAVYSLEIRVSIDGPTAAINDPIRGEGTFKRAMQGVRLLVEHGFLPIITMTRTWDEADDPGIISAFRAALHELGYTRPRLKILPRLQIGAEVQRTHGYDAEDVVTHEMLSDYDVGQLICAHSRVITDRGVCVCPILLDSPAAQLGETLAESTSPFPLAHGACYTCYQYGAICTNPSSQVVEQQRAADSKN; encoded by the coding sequence ATGAGCATCGCAAACATTCCGTCCGTCGAACTTCAAGCGTTGGATGAACTTTGGTTTCAAGTCTCCGGCACATTGTGCAATCTGCAGTGCACACACTGCTTCATCAGTTGTAGTCCGCACAATGACAGCTTCGGCTATCTATCGCTTGACGAAGTGCAGCGGCGTCTTGAGGAATCGGTCGCCTTTGGTGTCAAAGAGTATTACTTCACCGGGGGGGAACCATTTCTCAATAAAGAATTGATCCCCATGCTCAAGGCGACGTTAGCTTACGGTCCCGCCACCGTGCTAACGAATGCGACGGTTCTCAAACCAGAGTGGTTGCGTGAACTTCGCCGCGCCGAAGAGGGGGCGGTCTACAGTTTAGAAATCCGTGTCTCCATCGACGGCCCCACCGCTGCGATCAACGATCCGATTCGCGGCGAAGGGACATTCAAACGCGCGATGCAGGGTGTTCGACTTCTCGTTGAGCATGGCTTTCTACCCATCATCACGATGACGCGCACCTGGGACGAAGCGGACGATCCTGGGATCATCAGCGCCTTTCGCGCAGCGCTGCATGAGCTAGGTTATACGCGGCCACGGTTAAAGATCTTGCCGCGATTACAAATCGGGGCAGAGGTGCAACGGACTCACGGTTATGATGCAGAGGATGTCGTCACGCACGAGATGCTGAGCGATTACGATGTGGGCCAATTGATCTGCGCACACAGTCGTGTGATCACCGATAGGGGGGTCTGCGTTTGTCCGATCCTGCTCGACTCTCCAGCCGCGCAATTGGGGGAGACGTTAGCGGAATCGACATCGCCCTTCCCACTTGCCCACGGCGCATGCTACACCTGTTATCAGTACGGCGCGATCTGCACAAATCCTTCGTCGCAGGTTGTCGAACAACAGCGCGCCGCGGATAGCAAAAACTGA
- a CDS encoding efflux RND transporter periplasmic adaptor subunit, with translation MAFKIITISATISCLGLVASVAQDRNSNRRAANEADAEEAPAALVIKRRAVVLEDPRTYQIPMRLEPVRSIAVIAPVDGIVQSVHVKPGDLLPSQGDVVRMDDTRTELLTRKAKAEVTARQIERKIAGAKSGAADEVALADANLEAAKAAYELAELDQNQMIVRGAFAGTILQVHVVPGQFVRAGEAVAELADLRSLVAEIPAGRAQYKAGDKISVTVENEAVSAVVESISAPPPRFESLRPLIDSLSMAKIQIQNSEGNYHPGQAVYVDLIPTEPVAVVPALAISNSDDGQRKVQVVREYVVRDIKISPLAQINSERIYVSGEFSPNDEVIVNASMELTDGTKLRPWVQEFDAPEETEKSKKQSLPRKTKSRGL, from the coding sequence ATGGCGTTCAAAATCATCACGATATCGGCCACGATTTCCTGTTTGGGACTTGTTGCTAGTGTTGCACAAGACCGGAATTCGAATCGACGGGCTGCGAATGAGGCGGACGCCGAGGAAGCCCCGGCGGCGTTGGTGATCAAACGCCGGGCTGTGGTGCTCGAAGATCCACGCACCTATCAAATTCCGATGCGTCTGGAACCGGTACGTTCCATCGCTGTCATCGCGCCGGTGGATGGCATCGTACAAAGTGTCCACGTCAAACCGGGAGATCTGCTCCCGTCGCAGGGTGACGTGGTTCGCATGGATGATACGCGTACGGAACTATTAACACGCAAAGCCAAAGCAGAGGTGACAGCGCGGCAAATTGAAAGAAAAATTGCCGGGGCAAAAAGCGGTGCGGCCGATGAAGTCGCCTTGGCCGACGCGAATTTGGAGGCAGCCAAGGCGGCGTATGAATTGGCGGAACTCGACCAGAACCAAATGATTGTTCGCGGCGCATTTGCGGGAACGATTCTTCAAGTGCACGTTGTCCCGGGCCAATTCGTGAGAGCAGGGGAGGCTGTGGCGGAATTGGCCGATTTAAGGAGTCTGGTAGCGGAGATTCCAGCGGGTCGAGCACAATATAAAGCGGGCGACAAAATTTCGGTCACGGTGGAAAACGAAGCGGTATCGGCTGTCGTGGAATCAATCTCCGCACCGCCACCGCGATTCGAGTCATTACGCCCACTGATCGATTCGCTCTCGATGGCGAAGATTCAAATTCAAAACAGCGAAGGAAATTATCACCCCGGCCAAGCGGTCTATGTCGATCTGATTCCGACCGAACCGGTGGCCGTGGTACCAGCCCTGGCGATATCCAATTCTGACGACGGGCAACGCAAGGTACAGGTTGTTCGAGAGTATGTCGTTCGCGACATCAAGATATCTCCGTTAGCCCAAATCAATTCGGAGCGGATCTATGTATCGGGAGAATTTTCGCCAAACGACGAAGTGATCGTCAATGCGTCGATGGAATTGACCGATGGAACAAAATTGCGTCCGTGGGTTCAGGAATTCGACGCACCTGAAGAAACCGAGAAGAGTAAAAAGCAGTCGCTGCCGCGCAAGACAAAATCTAGAGGTTTGTAG
- a CDS encoding acetyl-CoA carboxylase carboxyltransferase subunit alpha has protein sequence MATYQPLPFEQPIQELEKQLADLNAQENSTPEHAEQIRQLKLEITRLTREIFDNLSAWETVKVARQTGRPQTPDYIELVFDEFVELHGDRAFGDDRAILTGLAKLNGRKIMLIGQQKGRTVQERSECLYGCAHPEGYRKALSRMQMAAKYGLPIVCFIDTPGAYPGIGAEERGQAYTIAYNLREMSRISTPITAVVLGEGGSGGALGIGIADHVAVLQHAYYSVISPEGCAGILWKHVEHASKAAEALKFTSADLLRMGIVDEVIPEPLGGAHRNHRRMAMALKASLTESLKALDGLSSEELLDRRYEKFRRIGVFEETTVTETIAATDNVPDADAEIAPDANS, from the coding sequence ATGGCGACATATCAACCGCTCCCTTTCGAGCAGCCGATTCAAGAACTCGAAAAGCAACTGGCCGATCTCAATGCGCAAGAGAATTCGACGCCCGAACACGCCGAACAGATCCGCCAATTGAAGTTGGAAATCACGCGATTGACGCGCGAAATTTTCGACAATCTTAGTGCCTGGGAAACGGTGAAGGTGGCCCGGCAAACCGGTCGGCCGCAAACGCCCGATTACATCGAACTGGTGTTCGACGAGTTTGTCGAGTTGCACGGCGATCGAGCTTTTGGGGACGACCGCGCCATTCTCACCGGACTGGCCAAACTCAACGGCCGCAAGATCATGCTGATCGGTCAGCAAAAAGGCCGGACGGTCCAGGAGCGAAGCGAATGCCTCTATGGCTGCGCTCATCCCGAAGGATATCGCAAGGCGCTGTCACGGATGCAAATGGCGGCCAAGTATGGTCTACCGATCGTCTGCTTCATCGACACACCCGGCGCCTACCCTGGGATCGGCGCCGAAGAACGTGGCCAGGCCTACACGATCGCTTACAACCTCCGCGAGATGTCCCGGATTTCGACACCCATCACGGCGGTCGTGCTGGGGGAAGGGGGGTCCGGAGGAGCTTTGGGGATCGGCATCGCCGACCACGTGGCTGTCTTGCAGCACGCCTACTATTCGGTGATCAGCCCCGAAGGCTGCGCGGGCATATTGTGGAAACATGTGGAACATGCCAGCAAGGCGGCCGAGGCGCTCAAGTTTACCTCAGCTGACCTTTTGAGAATGGGGATTGTCGACGAAGTGATTCCCGAGCCGCTGGGAGGCGCGCACCGCAATCACCGGCGGATGGCGATGGCTCTTAAAGCCAGTCTGACGGAAAGTCTCAAAGCGCTGGATGGACTCTCGAGCGAGGAACTGCTTGATCGGCGTTACGAGAAATTCCGCCGCATCGGAGTGTTTGAAGAAACCACTGTCACGGAAACGATCGCGGCCACCGACAACGTCCCCGACGCTGATGCTGAGATTGCTCCCGATGCCAACAGCTAA
- a CDS encoding metallophosphoesterase family protein, which translates to MHLAVFGGIYNNYLALQAAIEDAHRAGAESLYCLGDMGAFGPYPDRVFAPLRDNRVICIQGNYDNSIGNDLQDCQCGYTDPRDNYFAKLSYDYTYAHTAAKNRRWLRDLPSEHRIEVDGLRILMCHGSPRKTNEFLWESTTSTQFLDKLADDYQADLILATHTGIHWQRELTGGRRFVNVGVLGRPENDGQTVVWYAQIRTGGDAVAGGIDIQFVPLEYVHLRLAQEMRDERLPEEFVATIQTGWWTTCLEVLPSKERRRGPF; encoded by the coding sequence GTGCATCTTGCGGTCTTTGGTGGCATCTACAATAACTATCTCGCGCTGCAAGCGGCGATAGAGGATGCACATCGCGCCGGCGCTGAATCGCTGTATTGCTTGGGCGACATGGGGGCGTTTGGGCCGTACCCCGATCGGGTGTTCGCGCCGCTGCGCGACAATAGGGTGATTTGCATTCAAGGCAATTACGACAACAGCATCGGCAACGACCTGCAGGATTGCCAATGCGGCTACACCGATCCCCGCGACAATTATTTTGCCAAGTTGAGTTACGATTACACGTACGCCCATACCGCAGCTAAGAACCGTCGTTGGTTGCGCGACTTGCCGAGCGAGCATCGTATCGAAGTGGATGGCCTAAGAATTCTGATGTGCCACGGCAGTCCGCGCAAGACGAACGAGTTTCTCTGGGAGTCGACAACCAGTACGCAATTTCTGGATAAGCTCGCCGATGATTATCAGGCCGATCTGATTCTGGCAACGCATACCGGAATTCATTGGCAACGCGAATTGACCGGCGGGCGAAGGTTCGTCAATGTGGGCGTCCTGGGCCGGCCCGAAAACGATGGCCAAACCGTTGTTTGGTATGCGCAAATTCGTACCGGCGGTGATGCCGTTGCAGGGGGGATTGACATACAATTCGTGCCGCTGGAATATGTCCACCTGCGTCTGGCGCAAGAGATGCGTGATGAACGTTTGCCGGAGGAATTTGTGGCGACGATCCAAACCGGTTGGTGGACGACATGTTTGGAAGTGTTGCCCAGCAAAGAACGTCGCCGTGGGCCGTTTTAA
- a CDS encoding serine/threonine protein kinase — MSENESSIDNYKLSNCLSQGRHSQVWEANDSGSGRTVALKVLLPEAFADKEQKQILKLEAKVGKSLEHPNIIRVYECIVSRNHAYIAMELFRAPNAKVQLVSDKASIQRRAHKLIEQTAMALAHMHERGWIHKDVKPENILINKSSEVRLIDFSLSGKPAGSLGKMVNRKKKGFVQGTRTYMAPEQIRNQPLTHLVDMYGFGITVYEILAGRPPFRSPHPDNLLMDHLKTTPAPPSEFNDNITAEMDQIVLKMLAKSPKNRQSGIDEFLSEFRNVRIFKEALPEQAQRTEQEINEDKLKDQDAGIESRIDSRLDAMRTEALKNNPGGVKAPEKTKSKTVLKTEPIEKPKAPEPPAQQQPQQPPQQPSVQPPQPFPQPGMPLQAMTPEQMAMHQQMLQQQQAYYQQMMHQQSMQNQMYPQPGMQPPPGMQQPQMPAPPLQQQPPQPAASQPPQQPSAPAPVQEQPPQQKPAQKKPAPSKEQKPPKKETEGTIMSIDDMEDIFKTLPDV; from the coding sequence GTGTCAGAAAATGAATCATCTATCGACAACTACAAATTGTCCAACTGTCTGTCGCAAGGAAGGCACAGCCAAGTCTGGGAGGCAAACGATTCCGGGAGTGGGCGGACCGTTGCACTGAAAGTGTTGCTCCCCGAGGCATTCGCAGACAAGGAACAAAAGCAGATATTGAAGTTGGAAGCAAAGGTGGGCAAGTCACTTGAGCATCCCAATATTATTCGGGTCTACGAATGCATCGTGAGCCGCAACCACGCTTATATCGCCATGGAGTTATTCCGCGCCCCTAATGCCAAGGTCCAATTGGTCAGCGACAAAGCATCCATACAGCGGCGAGCGCACAAACTGATCGAACAGACAGCGATGGCGCTGGCCCATATGCACGAACGAGGTTGGATCCATAAGGACGTCAAACCAGAGAATATTCTCATTAACAAATCCTCCGAAGTGCGGCTGATTGATTTTTCGCTGTCAGGCAAGCCGGCCGGTTCGTTGGGCAAAATGGTCAACCGCAAAAAGAAGGGGTTCGTGCAAGGTACGCGAACTTACATGGCTCCTGAACAAATTCGCAATCAGCCGTTAACACATCTCGTCGATATGTACGGCTTCGGAATTACGGTTTATGAAATCCTGGCAGGGCGGCCCCCGTTTCGTTCGCCGCACCCTGACAATCTATTGATGGACCATCTCAAGACCACTCCCGCCCCTCCTTCAGAATTCAACGACAACATCACGGCAGAAATGGACCAGATCGTGTTGAAGATGCTCGCCAAATCGCCTAAGAATCGTCAAAGCGGCATCGATGAATTTTTGTCCGAATTCCGGAACGTCCGAATCTTCAAAGAAGCACTCCCCGAGCAGGCGCAGCGGACGGAACAAGAGATCAACGAGGATAAGCTCAAAGATCAAGATGCGGGAATAGAGTCACGCATCGACAGTCGGTTGGACGCGATGCGAACCGAGGCACTCAAAAATAATCCTGGTGGTGTCAAAGCACCAGAGAAGACCAAATCGAAAACCGTACTCAAAACCGAGCCAATTGAAAAGCCGAAAGCTCCTGAGCCTCCAGCACAGCAGCAACCGCAACAACCTCCCCAACAGCCATCAGTTCAGCCGCCGCAACCTTTTCCGCAACCAGGCATGCCGCTGCAGGCGATGACCCCCGAACAAATGGCCATGCATCAGCAAATGCTCCAACAGCAACAGGCGTATTACCAGCAGATGATGCACCAGCAATCCATGCAGAATCAAATGTATCCGCAACCAGGGATGCAGCCGCCCCCAGGGATGCAGCAACCGCAAATGCCGGCGCCACCGCTGCAGCAGCAACCTCCGCAACCAGCTGCGTCCCAACCACCTCAGCAACCCTCGGCGCCGGCTCCAGTTCAAGAGCAACCGCCCCAACAGAAACCAGCCCAAAAGAAACCGGCCCCTTCCAAAGAGCAAAAACCTCCGAAAAAAGAAACTGAGGGAACGATCATGAGCATCGACGATATGGAAGATATTTTCAAAACGCTTCCCGATGTCTAA
- a CDS encoding monooxygenase — translation MNHTHTSRATKRIAIVGGGPIGLEAALYGRLAGFDVDLYEKGPLAANMRDWGHVRLFSPFRMNASNWAQRAIDEQQPGVRLPGDDQFLTGREYADRYLLPLSRLPILSESLHEQTTVVGISRMNSWKADLIENPARGNDLFRLLLRDRSGIERDVSADYVLDCSGVYPHHNWLGAGGLPAVGETSAVGAIEYGVPDILGSRREFYAGQTTLVIGSGYSAATAITGLARLAESDKKTRAIWITRSERTPPLAVIDEDPLPERGTLTAKANRLAMSADSPITLMPQRIIQGIQLIDGQGGFRVIVRHREEHEMLSADRIVANVGYQPDRSLYSELQMHECYATSGPIKLAAALMGETSTDCLNQSSNGVETLRNPEPGFFILGAKSYGRDSRFLIRVGLEQIVDVYDFLAAESETPMSRKGEQGAQLQQ, via the coding sequence TTGAATCACACACATACATCCAGAGCGACAAAACGCATTGCCATCGTTGGGGGCGGGCCAATTGGGTTGGAGGCCGCTCTTTACGGACGCTTGGCGGGCTTTGATGTTGATCTCTACGAAAAAGGTCCGCTGGCCGCGAATATGCGGGACTGGGGACATGTGCGCCTGTTCAGCCCGTTTCGCATGAACGCCTCCAATTGGGCGCAACGCGCGATCGACGAGCAACAACCAGGCGTGCGACTGCCCGGTGACGATCAATTTCTTACCGGCCGCGAATATGCCGACCGTTACCTGCTCCCGTTGAGTCGACTCCCCATACTGTCTGAAAGTTTGCACGAACAGACGACGGTCGTCGGCATCAGTCGCATGAACTCTTGGAAAGCGGACCTGATCGAAAACCCTGCGCGCGGCAATGATCTGTTCCGACTTCTTTTGCGGGATCGAAGCGGAATAGAACGTGATGTGTCCGCTGATTATGTGCTCGATTGTTCGGGCGTCTATCCGCATCACAACTGGCTCGGAGCAGGGGGGCTGCCGGCAGTGGGGGAGACGTCAGCGGTCGGCGCGATCGAATACGGCGTCCCGGACATATTGGGCAGCCGCCGCGAATTTTACGCGGGGCAAACAACATTGGTCATCGGGAGTGGATATTCGGCAGCGACAGCGATTACAGGATTGGCACGACTTGCCGAATCGGATAAAAAAACACGGGCGATTTGGATCACCCGCTCCGAGCGCACACCGCCGCTGGCGGTTATTGATGAGGATCCCTTACCCGAGCGAGGTACATTGACGGCGAAGGCCAATCGGTTGGCAATGTCAGCGGACTCGCCCATCACATTGATGCCGCAACGCATCATTCAGGGAATTCAATTGATAGATGGGCAGGGGGGCTTTCGCGTGATTGTTCGTCATCGCGAGGAGCATGAAATGCTCTCTGCCGACCGCATCGTTGCCAATGTCGGATATCAGCCCGACCGGTCGTTGTACAGCGAACTACAAATGCACGAATGTTATGCCACCTCAGGTCCGATCAAGTTAGCGGCCGCGTTGATGGGGGAGACGTCAACCGATTGTCTGAATCAGTCCAGCAATGGAGTTGAAACATTGCGCAATCCCGAGCCGGGATTTTTTATCTTGGGGGCAAAAAGTTATGGACGCGATTCGCGGTTTTTGATTCGTGTGGGTTTGGAACAGATTGTCGATGTGTATGATTTCTTGGCCGCGGAATCGGAAACACCCATGTCGCGAAAGGGTGAGCAGGGGGCGCAGCTACAACAATGA
- a CDS encoding acyltransferase family protein — MTTTPAASLTPAPRLVSLDAYRGFTMLAMASGGLGLAEVATHHPDSSMWQEIARQMEHLPWVGCVAWDLIQPSFMFMVGVSMAYSYASRQRRGDSHGQMFRHALFRGITLTLLGVFLRSNHKPETYWTFEDVVSQIGLGYVFLFLLWGRSAKVQFTAAMLVLIGYWTLFAVWPLPGTDFDYASAGVDPDWQYNLSGFAAHWNKNTNAAHAFDVWFLNLFPRSTAFQNNGGGYHTLSFIPSLATMIFGLMAGELLRGPRGGGRKFLILIGTGAVAMAAGYALDDFDICPIVKRIWTPSWTIYSSGICLLILAAFYGIIDLAGIQFWAWPAVVVGMNSIAIYIMTWLFKGWIRETYQTHLGQEIFNIFGEQYASLVEHTAILLVMWLICLWMYRRKIFLRI; from the coding sequence ATGACCACGACGCCAGCCGCCTCGCTGACACCCGCGCCGCGTTTGGTCTCTTTAGATGCCTATCGCGGTTTCACGATGTTGGCGATGGCTTCGGGCGGATTGGGATTGGCCGAGGTTGCCACACATCATCCCGACAGTTCAATGTGGCAGGAAATTGCTCGGCAGATGGAGCACCTTCCCTGGGTGGGCTGCGTCGCTTGGGATTTGATTCAACCCTCGTTCATGTTCATGGTCGGCGTCTCGATGGCTTATTCGTACGCCAGTCGGCAACGCCGTGGCGATTCTCACGGCCAGATGTTTCGCCATGCGTTGTTTCGCGGCATCACTTTAACGCTGCTGGGCGTGTTTCTCCGCTCGAACCATAAGCCCGAAACCTATTGGACGTTCGAAGATGTCGTTTCACAGATCGGGCTGGGGTACGTGTTTTTGTTTCTGCTCTGGGGCCGCTCCGCCAAAGTTCAGTTCACCGCTGCCATGTTGGTGCTCATTGGTTATTGGACACTGTTTGCCGTCTGGCCGTTACCCGGTACGGATTTTGACTACGCATCCGCCGGTGTGGATCCCGATTGGCAGTACAACCTCTCAGGGTTCGCCGCACATTGGAATAAAAACACGAACGCGGCACATGCGTTTGACGTTTGGTTTTTGAATCTCTTTCCACGCAGTACCGCGTTTCAAAACAATGGTGGTGGGTATCACACGCTCAGTTTTATTCCCTCTTTAGCCACGATGATCTTTGGATTGATGGCGGGAGAACTGCTCCGCGGACCGCGCGGGGGCGGACGCAAGTTCTTGATCCTCATCGGCACCGGGGCTGTGGCCATGGCCGCCGGTTATGCGTTGGATGACTTCGACATCTGCCCCATCGTGAAGCGGATTTGGACGCCGAGTTGGACGATCTATAGCAGCGGGATTTGCTTATTGATCCTGGCGGCGTTCTACGGCATCATCGACCTGGCAGGCATCCAGTTTTGGGCGTGGCCGGCGGTGGTTGTCGGCATGAATTCCATCGCCATTTATATTATGACTTGGTTGTTCAAAGGTTGGATTCGTGAGACCTACCAAACACACCTCGGCCAAGAGATATTCAACATCTTCGGCGAACAATACGCATCGCTGGTCGAGCATACCGCGATCCTGTTGGTTATGTGGTTGATTTGTCTGTGGATGTACCGCCGTAAAATCTTCCTCCGCATCTAA
- the dtd gene encoding D-aminoacyl-tRNA deacylase, producing MRAVVQRVSRAQVSVAGEITGEIDSGYLVLLGVTADDSQDDVIYLAAKIAGLRIFEDEAGKMNLSLADVGGGMLVVSQFTLLGDCRKGRRPSFVAAACPEIANPLYESFVAEVRGHGIEVATGRFQEQMSVELVNEGPVTILVDSRKEF from the coding sequence TTGAGAGCAGTTGTGCAAAGAGTCTCCCGTGCCCAGGTTTCCGTGGCGGGTGAAATTACGGGAGAGATCGACAGTGGCTATTTGGTGCTGCTGGGCGTCACCGCCGATGACAGTCAGGATGACGTCATTTATCTGGCAGCCAAGATTGCCGGGCTGCGGATATTTGAAGATGAGGCCGGCAAAATGAATCTCTCGCTTGCCGATGTCGGCGGAGGGATGTTGGTCGTCAGTCAATTCACACTTTTGGGTGATTGCCGAAAAGGTCGTCGCCCCAGTTTCGTTGCAGCAGCCTGTCCCGAAATTGCGAATCCGCTGTACGAAAGTTTTGTCGCTGAGGTTCGCGGTCACGGAATCGAAGTGGCGACCGGTCGGTTTCAAGAACAGATGTCAGTCGAGTTGGTCAACGAGGGGCCGGTGACGATCCTGGTCGACAGCCGCAAGGAATTCTGA
- a CDS encoding peroxiredoxin family protein: MTALLSHLVVLSVLSSPLADSNAVELRYRGALIETGRESNGDTVKRFNLYCLVSKAAGDGQRLAFLVDESGGGSWAWPEQYGQIDLDAALRPTNPAQIRLLYTHEGEPTSIRVRRPLFEHHAKLAEDANWTVGNSKYSVVGSAKVQDWDCWRVESVTNFGLREELAVEKQTGLIISARRDLTRGKGVPFSLSFELQSHKPIEKADHDKLQKPISTLAKLQADLKRPENEMNAELTSDQLKVTELIAEQLQQEAEDTPYARLAASIRRDLKRQMRRYDDVEKLSANYVGKPAPGFSLQPLRGEAIDAAAMRGNVVVLHFWDYKYNPLVEPYGQAPYLDYSFARYKKLGVQVYGVAVNSLFSDANTRGAALQSTRKFKSFMNLSYPLAIDAGELVAKFGDPRRVGAKLPLWVVIGADGKVAHYSIGFYDINPDEGLRPLDKAVGKAVRAKREAKKD, encoded by the coding sequence ATGACCGCTTTGTTGTCCCACCTCGTCGTCCTGTCTGTCCTTTCGTCCCCCTTGGCCGATTCTAATGCCGTCGAACTACGCTATCGCGGAGCTTTGATCGAAACGGGACGAGAATCCAACGGCGACACCGTCAAACGGTTCAATCTCTACTGCCTCGTGAGCAAGGCCGCAGGAGATGGGCAGCGTTTAGCGTTTCTTGTTGATGAAAGCGGTGGCGGTTCCTGGGCTTGGCCCGAACAATACGGACAAATTGATCTCGATGCCGCGCTGCGGCCCACCAATCCGGCTCAAATTCGTTTGCTCTATACGCATGAAGGCGAACCGACTTCGATTCGCGTTCGGCGTCCACTGTTTGAACATCACGCCAAACTCGCCGAAGACGCCAACTGGACCGTTGGCAATTCCAAGTATTCGGTCGTCGGCTCAGCCAAGGTCCAAGATTGGGACTGCTGGCGCGTGGAATCAGTCACGAACTTTGGCCTTCGAGAAGAGCTTGCCGTGGAAAAACAAACCGGGCTGATCATCAGTGCCCGTCGCGATTTGACTCGTGGAAAAGGGGTCCCCTTCTCTCTTTCTTTTGAGCTGCAATCACACAAGCCGATTGAAAAAGCGGATCATGACAAATTGCAAAAGCCGATCAGCACGCTGGCTAAGTTGCAAGCGGACCTCAAACGTCCGGAAAACGAAATGAATGCCGAATTGACCTCCGATCAACTCAAGGTCACCGAATTGATCGCCGAGCAATTGCAGCAAGAAGCAGAGGACACCCCCTATGCCCGGTTGGCCGCCTCCATTCGTCGCGATCTCAAACGTCAGATGCGACGATATGATGATGTCGAGAAACTCTCGGCAAATTATGTGGGCAAACCAGCTCCTGGATTTTCTCTGCAACCACTGCGCGGCGAAGCGATTGATGCCGCAGCGATGAGAGGCAATGTTGTCGTCCTGCATTTTTGGGACTACAAATACAATCCGCTCGTCGAACCGTACGGCCAAGCCCCCTACCTCGACTATTCATTCGCCCGGTATAAAAAACTCGGCGTTCAAGTCTACGGCGTGGCTGTGAATAGCCTGTTTTCTGATGCCAACACCCGCGGTGCCGCATTGCAGAGTACGCGAAAATTCAAGTCCTTCATGAATCTCAGTTATCCATTGGCGATCGACGCCGGGGAACTGGTTGCAAAATTCGGTGATCCACGACGCGTGGGCGCGAAACTTCCACTGTGGGTTGTCATCGGAGCTGATGGCAAAGTGGCGCACTACAGTATTGGGTTTTACGACATCAATCCCGACGAAGGCCTGCGTCCGCTTGATAAAGCGGTTGGCAAGGCAGTCCGCGCCAAACGCGAGGCGAAGAAAGACTGA